One segment of Streptomyces sp. NBC_01463 DNA contains the following:
- a CDS encoding HAMP domain-containing histidine kinase, producing MRRPARVPHATIRTRIALVYGGVFLVLGTALLATVNLASRAGTDSQARAIARTAAVVQPGYAVNGPLVTRRSLGPPTVYDLTDHVSDAAGDQLLYWSAAALLVMTACAVGVGWWTAGRVLRPVHAMTAKARRLSEHTLHERIASHGPDDELKELGDTLDALLARLEKAFDSQRRFIANASHELRTPLATQRAAIQVGLEDPTPDDLVRTRQTLLDNNRRSERLIEGLLVLARSERGLERSERETVELDRVVAEEAARHPGVAVDAGRCAVRGSRLLLARLMANLLANAVTYNVPGGSVRVSLVPAGDGVLLEVRNTGPVVDAADIPGLFEPFRRGEGKDRMGPGSGLGLSIVRSIAVAHGGTVTAVPGPEGGLAVTVRLPADQAPAETQAGSAARTSR from the coding sequence GTGAGGCGACCGGCCCGGGTGCCGCACGCCACGATCAGGACCCGGATCGCCCTCGTGTACGGCGGGGTGTTCCTGGTCCTCGGGACCGCGCTCCTCGCCACGGTCAACCTCGCCTCCCGCGCAGGTACGGACTCGCAGGCCCGCGCCATCGCCCGTACCGCCGCGGTCGTCCAGCCCGGCTACGCGGTCAACGGCCCCCTCGTCACCCGGCGCAGCCTCGGGCCGCCGACCGTCTACGACCTCACCGACCACGTCAGCGACGCGGCCGGGGACCAGTTGCTCTACTGGTCCGCGGCCGCCCTGCTGGTGATGACGGCGTGCGCGGTGGGCGTCGGGTGGTGGACGGCCGGGCGGGTGCTGCGCCCCGTCCACGCCATGACCGCGAAGGCGCGCCGGCTCTCCGAGCACACGCTGCACGAGCGGATCGCCTCCCACGGCCCCGACGACGAGCTCAAGGAGCTGGGCGACACCCTGGACGCGCTGCTGGCCCGGCTGGAGAAGGCGTTCGACAGCCAGCGCCGGTTCATCGCCAACGCCTCGCACGAGCTGCGGACCCCGCTGGCCACCCAGCGGGCGGCGATCCAGGTGGGGCTGGAGGACCCGACACCGGACGATCTCGTACGGACCCGGCAGACGCTGCTGGACAACAACCGGCGCAGCGAACGGCTCATCGAGGGGCTGCTGGTGCTGGCGCGCAGCGAGCGCGGGCTGGAGAGGAGCGAGCGGGAGACCGTGGAGCTGGACCGGGTGGTCGCGGAGGAGGCGGCCCGGCACCCGGGGGTGGCGGTCGACGCCGGGCGCTGCGCGGTGCGCGGAAGCCGGCTGCTGCTGGCCCGGCTGATGGCCAACCTGCTGGCCAACGCGGTGACGTACAACGTCCCCGGCGGGAGTGTGCGGGTGTCCCTGGTACCGGCGGGGGACGGGGTGCTGCTGGAGGTGCGCAACACCGGTCCGGTGGTGGACGCGGCGGACATTCCCGGTCTGTTCGAGCCGTTCCGGCGCGGTGAGGGCAAGGACCGGATGGGGCCGGGCTCGGGGCTCGGCCTCTCGATCGTCCGCTCCATAGCGGTGGCGCACGGCGGTACGGTCACGGCGGTGCCGGGCCCGGAGGGCGGGCTCGCCGTGACCGTACGCCTGCCGGCGGATCAGGCGCCGGCCGAGACCCAGGCGGGGAGCGCGGCGAGGACCTCGCGGTAG
- a CDS encoding response regulator transcription factor, with translation MRVLVAEDEEILAELVATGLRRAGFAVDTVYSGDAAQAYLGLHDYDVVVLDRDLPRVHGDDVARGLVAAGSRTRILMLTAAGTMEDRVSGLDLGADDYLGKPFEFPELVSRVRALRRRSARPVPPQLVRHGIRLDTVRRTATRDGRELDLSPKEFTVLQLLLEADGGTVSAEELLERAWDANADPFTGAVRVCMSKLRGKLGEPALIRTVQGVGYAL, from the coding sequence ATGCGGGTACTGGTCGCCGAGGACGAGGAGATCCTGGCGGAGCTGGTCGCCACCGGGCTGCGGCGGGCCGGGTTCGCCGTCGACACGGTGTACAGCGGTGATGCCGCCCAGGCCTACCTGGGGCTGCACGACTACGACGTCGTCGTCCTGGACCGCGATCTGCCCCGGGTGCACGGCGACGACGTGGCCCGCGGACTGGTCGCCGCCGGCTCCCGGACCAGGATCCTGATGCTGACGGCCGCCGGGACCATGGAGGACCGCGTCTCCGGGCTCGACCTGGGCGCCGACGACTACCTGGGCAAGCCGTTCGAGTTCCCCGAGCTGGTGTCCCGGGTCCGCGCCCTGCGGCGGCGCAGCGCCCGCCCCGTGCCGCCGCAGCTGGTGCGGCACGGCATCCGGCTCGACACCGTGCGCCGCACCGCGACCCGGGACGGCCGGGAGCTGGACCTCTCGCCCAAGGAGTTCACCGTGCTCCAGCTGCTGCTGGAGGCCGACGGCGGAACGGTCAGCGCGGAGGAGCTCCTGGAGCGGGCCTGGGACGCCAACGCCGACCCCTTCACGGGCGCCGTCCGCGTCTGCATGAGCAAGCTGCGCGGCAAGCTCGGCGAACCGGCCCTGATCCGCACCGTGCAGGGCGTGGGGTACGCCCTGTGA
- the metG gene encoding methionine--tRNA ligase gives MAATGSEKQAATAFYVSTPIYYVNDAPHLGHAYTTVAGDVLTRWHRQRGEKVWYLTGTDEHGQKIMRTAEANDVTPQAWCDKLVEEAWKPLWEHLNIANDDFIRTTEKRHTDRVQEFVQDLYDKGEIYKGGYEGPYCVGCEEYKLPGDLIEDEAGVKLCPIHKKPVEILKEENYFFKLSEYGPKLLEFYAANPGFIQPESARNEIVNFVKQGLQDLSISRSTFDWGVPVPWDDKHVIYVWIDALLNYATAVGYGANQEKFDGTFPANVHLIGKDILRFHSVIWPAMLMAQGLPLPGKVVANGWLMVGGEKMSKSNLTGIKPQDLTSHFGVDAYRWYFLRAIAYGSDGSFSWEDFTARYTSELANDYGNLASRLAAMVGKYFGGALPAATAAGEAEQAVQEGLAKAVATADLKIGEELDFQGGILAVFDFVKQVNGYITEQEPWKVAKDTSDEGQARLATILYTAAEALRGVAVLLNAVMPDTSQKLWESLGAEESLGALAGQHVQDAGTWGLLPAGATVTKGAVLFPRLEEKP, from the coding sequence ATGGCGGCCACTGGATCCGAGAAGCAGGCGGCGACGGCGTTCTACGTCTCGACCCCCATTTACTACGTCAACGACGCTCCTCACCTGGGCCACGCCTACACGACCGTCGCAGGCGACGTGCTCACCCGCTGGCACCGCCAGCGCGGCGAGAAGGTGTGGTACCTCACCGGCACGGACGAGCACGGTCAGAAGATCATGCGCACGGCCGAGGCAAACGACGTCACGCCCCAGGCGTGGTGCGACAAGCTCGTCGAGGAGGCCTGGAAGCCCCTCTGGGAGCACCTCAACATCGCGAACGACGACTTCATCCGTACGACGGAGAAGCGGCACACCGACCGGGTGCAGGAGTTCGTGCAGGACCTGTACGACAAGGGCGAGATCTACAAGGGCGGGTACGAGGGCCCGTACTGCGTGGGCTGCGAGGAGTACAAGCTCCCCGGCGATCTCATCGAGGACGAGGCCGGCGTCAAGCTGTGCCCGATCCACAAGAAGCCGGTGGAGATCCTCAAGGAGGAGAACTACTTCTTCAAGCTCAGCGAGTACGGTCCGAAGCTGCTGGAGTTCTACGCGGCCAACCCCGGCTTCATCCAGCCGGAGTCCGCGCGCAACGAGATCGTGAACTTCGTCAAGCAGGGCCTCCAGGACCTGTCGATCTCCCGCTCGACGTTCGACTGGGGCGTCCCGGTCCCGTGGGACGACAAGCACGTCATCTACGTGTGGATCGACGCGCTGCTCAACTACGCGACGGCGGTCGGCTACGGCGCCAACCAGGAGAAGTTCGACGGTACGTTCCCGGCGAACGTGCACCTGATCGGCAAGGACATCCTGCGCTTCCACTCGGTCATCTGGCCGGCGATGCTGATGGCGCAGGGGCTGCCGCTGCCCGGCAAGGTCGTCGCCAACGGCTGGCTGATGGTCGGCGGCGAGAAGATGTCGAAGTCGAACCTGACGGGCATCAAGCCTCAGGACCTGACCTCGCACTTCGGCGTGGACGCCTACCGCTGGTACTTCCTGCGGGCCATCGCCTACGGCAGCGACGGCTCGTTCTCCTGGGAGGACTTCACCGCCCGCTACACCTCCGAACTCGCCAACGACTACGGCAACCTGGCCTCGCGTCTCGCGGCCATGGTCGGCAAGTACTTCGGCGGCGCGCTGCCGGCGGCCACCGCCGCGGGCGAGGCCGAGCAGGCGGTCCAGGAGGGCCTGGCCAAGGCGGTCGCCACGGCCGATCTGAAGATCGGCGAGGAGCTGGACTTCCAGGGCGGCATCCTGGCGGTCTTCGACTTCGTGAAGCAGGTCAACGGCTACATCACGGAGCAGGAGCCGTGGAAGGTCGCCAAGGACACGTCCGACGAGGGCCAGGCCCGCCTCGCGACGATCCTCTACACGGCCGCCGAGGCGCTGCGCGGTGTCGCGGTCCTGCTGAACGCCGTCATGCCGGACACCTCCCAGAAGCTGTGGGAGTCGCTGGGCGCCGAGGAGTCCCTGGGCGCGCTGGCCGGCCAGCACGTGCAGGACGCGGGCACCTGGGGCCTGCTGCCGGCGGGTGCGACGGTGACGAAGGGCGCGGTGCTGTTCCCACGCCTGGAGGAGAAGCCGTAG